From one Desulfobaculum xiamenense genomic stretch:
- a CDS encoding M48 family metallopeptidase yields the protein MSDASPAGGWPPAHSVRESRRARRVTLRVTARRGLEIVVPEGFDHSRIPAIIEGRAEWIERVFRSLERRGIVPGEAPMIPQSLDLAACGERWSLETLARPGTSARLTQAGPRRLLLVNGSGEDGPRLVRAWLQDQARAVLVPWLRELSAELDLPFERAQVRGQKTRWGSCSGRGTISLNFNILFLSPELARYVLVHELCHIRHMDHSQNFWRLVARFEPRWAELDAELSRSGRRVPVWLGL from the coding sequence ATGAGTGACGCGTCGCCCGCGGGTGGCTGGCCACCGGCCCATAGCGTGCGCGAAAGCCGTCGCGCACGGCGGGTCACCTTGCGGGTGACGGCTCGTCGCGGGCTTGAAATCGTGGTGCCGGAAGGCTTCGACCATTCGCGCATTCCTGCTATCATCGAGGGTCGGGCCGAGTGGATCGAGCGGGTCTTTCGGAGTCTCGAACGCCGGGGCATCGTCCCCGGCGAAGCTCCGATGATTCCGCAATCCCTCGATCTCGCCGCGTGCGGGGAGCGCTGGTCCCTTGAGACGCTGGCGCGCCCCGGCACGTCGGCCCGGCTGACGCAGGCCGGGCCCCGTCGCCTGCTTTTGGTCAACGGGAGTGGGGAAGACGGTCCGCGTCTCGTGCGGGCATGGCTTCAGGACCAGGCCCGCGCGGTGCTGGTTCCTTGGCTGCGCGAATTGTCCGCCGAATTGGACTTGCCCTTCGAGCGCGCGCAGGTGCGCGGCCAGAAGACCCGCTGGGGCAGTTGCTCCGGTCGCGGGACCATAAGCCTCAATTTCAACATCCTCTTCCTGTCGCCGGAACTGGCGCGCTATGTGCTGGTTCACGAGCTTTGCCACATCCGACACATGGACCATTCGCAGAATTTCTGGCGTTTGGTCGCGCGGTTCGAACCGCGCTGGGCCGAACTGGACGCCGAATTGTCGCGCTCCGGCCGGCGTGTTCCCGTGTGGCTCGGACTCTGA
- a CDS encoding MgtC/SapB family protein, protein MVILNDIILHLPAWGDSLVKIAVAGALGGAIGWEREAHGQAAGFRTNILVALGACLMMQLSMEMEVMYRHLSQMSVVRLDPSRIASYAIASMGFLGAGAIIKGRGTVRGLTTAASLWMVTGIGLCVGAGFIMPSVMVTLISLVLLSGLGHKLTRTIHQDLYSLLTVTCHCPLTTLKHLRNVLEMYGVQIHTVNCHKDVKDGLATYRLRLLSKDDIPRAQIMGDLLHLEGLESLSWEEADVP, encoded by the coding sequence ATGGTTATTCTGAACGATATCATACTTCATCTGCCCGCGTGGGGCGATTCGCTGGTGAAGATCGCCGTGGCGGGCGCCCTTGGCGGGGCCATTGGCTGGGAGCGCGAGGCGCACGGTCAGGCCGCCGGTTTTAGGACGAACATCCTCGTCGCCCTTGGCGCATGCCTCATGATGCAGCTCTCCATGGAGATGGAGGTCATGTATCGGCATTTGAGCCAGATGAGTGTCGTCCGGCTGGACCCTTCGCGCATCGCGTCCTACGCCATCGCCAGTATGGGCTTCCTTGGCGCTGGTGCCATCATCAAGGGCCGGGGCACCGTGCGTGGGCTGACCACGGCGGCCAGCCTGTGGATGGTCACGGGCATCGGCCTGTGCGTGGGTGCCGGGTTCATCATGCCCTCGGTGATGGTCACGCTGATCAGTCTTGTTTTGCTGTCCGGCCTTGGGCACAAGCTGACGCGTACCATCCATCAGGATCTCTATTCGCTGCTCACCGTGACTTGCCATTGCCCGCTGACCACGCTCAAGCATTTGCGCAACGTGCTCGAAATGTACGGCGTGCAGATTCATACCGTGAACTGCCATAAGGATGTGAAGGACGGGCTGGCGACCTACAGGCTGCGCCTGCTGTCCAAGGATGACATTCCGCGTGCGCAGATCATGGGCGATCTGCTGCACCTTGAGGGGCTGGAGTCCCTGTCGTGGGAGGAGGCCGACGTTCCCTGA
- a CDS encoding YchJ family protein — translation MSIENCPCGSGRAYAECCEPHITGATPAPTAEALMRARYTAFSVGALDYLHDTLSEKKRHLHDPEAVKQWAETSTWLGLEVHGVMGGGENDETGEVDFTATFEQKGVRQQHSELSQFHRENGLWVYADGRVRGNPTVRREEPKIGRNDPCPCGSGRKYKKCCGR, via the coding sequence ATGAGCATTGAGAATTGTCCCTGCGGTTCGGGCCGCGCTTACGCCGAGTGCTGCGAACCCCACATCACCGGAGCGACACCCGCGCCCACGGCCGAGGCGCTCATGCGTGCCCGCTACACCGCGTTTAGCGTCGGCGCGTTGGATTATCTGCATGACACCCTTTCCGAGAAGAAGAGGCATCTGCACGATCCCGAAGCTGTGAAGCAGTGGGCCGAGACCAGCACATGGCTGGGCCTCGAAGTGCATGGCGTGATGGGCGGTGGCGAGAATGACGAGACCGGCGAGGTCGATTTCACCGCCACCTTCGAGCAGAAGGGTGTGCGTCAGCAGCATTCCGAACTGAGCCAGTTCCACCGCGAGAACGGCCTGTGGGTATATGCCGATGGCCGCGTGCGCGGCAATCCCACCGTGCGCCGCGAGGAGCCGAAGATCGGCCGCAACGATCCCTGCCCCTGCGGCAGTGGGCGTAAGTACAAGAAGTGCTGCGGCCGCTAG
- the rpmI gene encoding 50S ribosomal protein L35: MPKIKTNRSAAKRFRATGSGKIRRRKQGLRHILTKKSANRKRRLGQGALVDKTNERAVKRMIPALCK; encoded by the coding sequence ATGCCCAAGATCAAGACGAACCGCAGCGCCGCCAAGCGCTTTCGTGCGACCGGCTCCGGCAAGATCCGTCGTCGCAAGCAGGGCCTGCGCCACATCCTGACCAAGAAGAGCGCCAATCGTAAGCGCCGCCTCGGTCAGGGCGCTCTGGTCGACAAGACCAACGAGCGCGCAGTGAAGCGCATGATCCCCGCGCTCTGCAAGTAA
- a CDS encoding NifB/NifX family molybdenum-iron cluster-binding protein, translated as MKIAFPTKTVNGGAVVDSHFGHCEYFTVVTIDDATRCEVARVRMDAPEGCGCKSNVAELLAADGVSVMLAGNMGQGAVDRLAGVGVQVIRGCDGGIDDILLRWLAGEVEDNAEICAHHDEDGHGCHHSHEPVSLEPLA; from the coding sequence ATGAAGATCGCGTTCCCCACCAAAACGGTCAACGGCGGAGCCGTCGTGGACAGCCATTTCGGTCATTGCGAATATTTCACCGTCGTCACCATCGACGATGCAACACGCTGCGAAGTCGCGCGGGTGCGCATGGACGCCCCCGAGGGCTGCGGCTGCAAGTCCAATGTGGCCGAGCTTCTGGCAGCGGACGGCGTGAGCGTGATGCTCGCGGGCAACATGGGCCAGGGTGCCGTGGACCGGCTTGCCGGTGTGGGCGTGCAGGTCATCCGTGGTTGCGACGGCGGCATCGACGACATTCTGTTGCGCTGGCTGGCCGGAGAGGTCGAGGACAACGCGGAAATCTGCGCCCATCATGACGAAGATGGCCATGGTTGTCATCATTCCCATGAGCCCGTGTCCCTCGAACCGCTCGCCTGA
- the rplT gene encoding 50S ribosomal protein L20 — translation MRVKRGVTAKRRHKKYLKMAKGYRGARSLLYTTARETVERALVYAFRDRKVRKREFRKLWIMRINAAAREHGMSYSKFMHGLKLAGVELNRKVLADMAVREKAAFAKVAEIAKSKLD, via the coding sequence ATGAGAGTTAAGAGAGGCGTCACCGCCAAAAGGCGTCACAAGAAATATTTGAAGATGGCGAAGGGCTACCGTGGTGCCCGCAGCCTGCTGTACACCACAGCCCGCGAGACCGTTGAGCGCGCGCTCGTCTACGCCTTCCGTGACCGTAAGGTCCGCAAGCGCGAGTTCCGCAAGCTGTGGATCATGCGTATCAACGCTGCCGCGCGCGAGCACGGCATGTCCTACAGCAAGTTCATGCACGGCCTGAAGCTGGCCGGCGTCGAGCTGAACCGCAAGGTGCTGGCCGATATGGCCGTCCGTGAGAAGGCTGCCTTCGCAAAGGTCGCCGAGATCGCCAAAAGCAAGCTCGACTAG
- the arfB gene encoding alternative ribosome rescue aminoacyl-tRNA hydrolase ArfB, with the protein MPKVNNNCELPDRELNFETSRSGGPGGQHVNKVETRVTVVFDVAGSPSLTDAQKARIMTALASRIDTRGVLRVSADDSRSQSTNKALAVERLVELLRQALIVHKKRRPTRPTLASTKRRVSEKKRRGDTKRLRGKVSGDD; encoded by the coding sequence GTGCCCAAAGTCAACAACAATTGCGAGCTTCCCGATAGGGAACTGAACTTCGAGACCTCCCGCTCCGGCGGCCCCGGCGGCCAACATGTCAACAAGGTCGAGACGCGCGTCACCGTCGTCTTCGACGTGGCTGGCTCGCCAAGCCTCACCGACGCACAGAAGGCCCGCATCATGACCGCGCTGGCCTCACGCATCGACACCCGCGGCGTGTTGCGCGTCAGCGCGGACGACAGCCGCAGCCAATCGACCAACAAGGCGCTGGCCGTGGAGCGCCTTGTGGAACTCCTGCGGCAGGCGCTCATCGTGCACAAGAAGCGCCGCCCCACGCGCCCCACCCTCGCCTCGACCAAGCGCCGCGTTTCCGAAAAGAAACGTCGCGGCGACACCAAACGCCTGCGCGGCAAGGTCAGCGGCGACGACTAG
- the infC gene encoding translation initiation factor IF-3, which produces MASAAIRARCNRQIRAREVLVIGAEGEQVGVVSTDEALRMAHELGLDLVEVAPNAKPPVCKIMDFGKYKYEQQKKLQAARKKQAVVQIKEIKMRPKTDDHDFNTKLKHVRRFLEDGDRCKVTIFFRGREIVHKDRGMIVLDRVVEAVADIAKVEQQARAEGRTMSLLLAPVAKKQ; this is translated from the coding sequence ATAGCTTCAGCAGCTATTCGTGCCCGGTGTAATAGGCAGATTCGCGCACGCGAAGTGCTTGTGATCGGAGCGGAAGGAGAGCAGGTCGGCGTCGTTTCTACTGACGAGGCCCTGCGGATGGCCCACGAGCTTGGGCTGGATCTGGTGGAAGTGGCGCCCAACGCCAAACCCCCGGTCTGCAAGATCATGGACTTCGGCAAGTACAAGTACGAGCAGCAGAAGAAACTTCAGGCTGCCCGTAAGAAGCAGGCCGTTGTCCAGATCAAGGAAATCAAGATGCGCCCCAAGACGGACGATCACGATTTCAACACCAAGCTCAAGCATGTTCGCCGCTTTCTGGAGGATGGTGACCGCTGCAAGGTGACCATTTTCTTCCGTGGGCGCGAGATCGTGCACAAGGATCGTGGCATGATTGTTCTGGACCGAGTGGTCGAAGCCGTTGCCGACATTGCCAAAGTCGAGCAGCAGGCCCGGGCCGAGGGCAGAACCATGAGCCTTTTGCTTGCACCGGTTGCCAAGAAGCAGTAA
- the thrS gene encoding threonine--tRNA ligase: protein MAVDAQAGMACGEILKKALSGKKFKKVVACRCGETLLDLSRTISETCTELTPVYDDTPEGLAVIRHSAAHIMAEAVKRLFPSAKVTIGPAIENGFYYDFDFERPFTPEDLTAIEAEIEKIVAADAPFVRKEMSKAEARALFDSMGETYKGEIMDDLGGDEFSVYTQGGFVDLCRGPHVPSTGFLKAFKLTSVAGAYWRGDEKNKMLQRIYGTAFATAKELKEHLDRIEEAKKRDHRKLGPQLDLFSFQERGGAGMAYWHPKGALLRTILEDFVNREMLRRDYDIVRTPQILKRELWEASGHYDNYRENMYFTEIDEQPYGVKPMNCVAHMLIYNSHLRSYRDLPKRYFEFGVVHRHEKSGVLHGLLRVRQFTQDDAHIICRPDQLQDEIKGVMRWIQDLMGLFGFEYTMELSTRPEKSIGSDEDWERATVALVDAMESMGLPYEVNEGDGAFYGPKIDVKLHDCLGREWQCSTIQVDFTLPERFDMVYIGEDGERHRPVMVHRAIMGSVERFIGVLTEHFAGAFPTWLAPVQARILTVTDAQHEFAEKARLFLREHGIRVEADLRNEKLGYKVREAQLEKVPYLLVVGDKEVEAQGVNVRLRGENLGLKTLEETVNMVLEDCREPFKRGGMSYSFSSYSCPV from the coding sequence ATGGCTGTGGACGCACAGGCAGGTATGGCTTGCGGCGAGATCCTCAAGAAGGCGCTTTCCGGCAAGAAGTTCAAGAAGGTTGTGGCATGCAGATGCGGCGAAACTCTTCTGGATCTGAGCCGAACTATTAGCGAGACTTGCACCGAGCTCACTCCCGTTTATGACGACACCCCCGAGGGACTCGCCGTCATCAGGCACAGCGCGGCGCACATCATGGCCGAGGCCGTGAAGCGTCTCTTTCCTTCCGCCAAGGTCACCATTGGCCCGGCCATCGAGAATGGCTTCTACTACGATTTCGATTTCGAACGTCCCTTCACCCCCGAGGATCTTACGGCCATCGAGGCCGAGATCGAAAAGATCGTCGCCGCCGACGCTCCCTTCGTCCGCAAGGAGATGAGCAAGGCCGAGGCCCGTGCGCTCTTTGATTCCATGGGCGAGACCTACAAGGGCGAAATCATGGACGATCTGGGCGGAGACGAGTTCTCCGTGTACACGCAGGGCGGCTTTGTCGACCTGTGCCGCGGTCCCCACGTTCCGTCCACCGGATTCCTCAAGGCCTTCAAGCTGACCAGCGTGGCTGGCGCCTACTGGCGCGGCGACGAGAAGAACAAGATGCTCCAGCGCATCTACGGCACGGCGTTCGCCACTGCCAAGGAGCTCAAGGAGCACCTCGACCGCATCGAGGAGGCCAAGAAGCGTGACCATCGCAAGCTCGGCCCCCAGCTGGACCTGTTCAGCTTCCAGGAGCGCGGCGGCGCGGGCATGGCCTACTGGCATCCCAAGGGTGCCCTGCTGCGCACCATCCTCGAAGACTTCGTGAACCGCGAGATGCTGCGGCGAGACTACGACATCGTGCGTACCCCGCAGATTCTCAAGCGCGAGCTGTGGGAGGCCTCCGGCCACTACGACAACTACCGCGAGAACATGTACTTCACGGAGATCGACGAGCAGCCCTATGGCGTGAAGCCCATGAACTGCGTAGCGCACATGCTTATCTACAATTCGCATCTGCGCAGTTATCGCGATCTGCCCAAGCGCTATTTCGAGTTCGGCGTGGTGCACCGCCACGAGAAGTCGGGCGTGCTGCACGGCCTGCTTCGCGTCCGCCAGTTCACGCAGGACGATGCTCACATCATCTGCCGTCCGGACCAGCTCCAGGACGAGATCAAGGGCGTCATGCGCTGGATTCAGGACCTCATGGGCCTGTTCGGCTTCGAGTACACCATGGAGCTGTCCACCCGTCCTGAGAAGTCCATCGGCTCCGACGAGGACTGGGAGCGCGCGACCGTCGCTCTGGTGGATGCCATGGAAAGCATGGGTCTGCCCTATGAGGTCAACGAAGGCGATGGTGCGTTCTACGGCCCGAAAATCGACGTGAAACTGCATGATTGCCTCGGTCGCGAGTGGCAGTGCTCCACCATCCAGGTCGATTTCACCTTGCCAGAACGTTTTGACATGGTTTACATCGGCGAAGATGGTGAGCGTCACCGCCCGGTGATGGTCCACAGAGCCATCATGGGTTCCGTGGAGCGTTTCATCGGCGTGCTCACCGAGCACTTCGCCGGTGCGTTCCCCACGTGGCTGGCACCCGTACAGGCCCGAATCCTGACCGTTACCGATGCCCAGCACGAATTTGCCGAGAAGGCGCGCCTGTTCCTGCGGGAGCATGGCATTCGGGTCGAAGCCGACCTGCGCAACGAGAAGCTCGGCTACAAGGTGCGCGAAGCGCAGCTTGAGAAAGTTCCGTACCTGCTTGTCGTGGGAGACAAGGAGGTCGAGGCCCAAGGCGTCAACGTGCGCCTGAGGGGCGAGAATCTGGGGCTGAAGACCCTGGAGGAGACTGTAAACATGGTTCTCGAAGATTGCCGGGAACCGTTCAAACGCGGAGGAATGAGCTATAGCTTCAGCAGCTATTCGTGCCCGGTGTAA
- the pheS gene encoding phenylalanine--tRNA ligase subunit alpha, producing MSDAGKKLIDELGAIVPAFREELGQAGSVDALEELRVKFLGRKGQLATLLSGLRDLSEEDRPEVGKVGNLVKNELTELFAAREASLAQEKEDAALSLFDPSMPGRTPEVGSLHPITLVMEEICSVFGSLGFEVVTGPEVETDFYNFEALNLPPEHPARDMQDTLYITDQVLLRTHTSPLQVRTMLGRKPPVAVIAPGKVYRRDSDLTHTPMFHQIEGLLVDHNVSMADLRGTLTSFVRQVFGTDTRVRFRPSFFPFTEPSAEVDISCVMCGGKGEVNGEPCRVCKQTGWVEILGCGMVDPQVFKAVGYDPEVYTGFAFGLGIERVAMLKYGIGDLRMFFENDTRFLRQFC from the coding sequence ATGTCTGACGCAGGAAAGAAGCTCATAGACGAACTGGGTGCCATCGTCCCCGCCTTCCGCGAGGAGCTGGGACAGGCCGGTTCCGTTGATGCTCTGGAGGAACTTCGTGTGAAGTTCCTCGGCCGCAAGGGCCAGTTGGCCACCCTGCTTTCAGGCCTGCGCGACCTGTCCGAGGAAGACCGCCCCGAGGTTGGCAAGGTCGGCAATCTCGTCAAGAACGAGCTGACCGAACTCTTCGCCGCCCGCGAGGCCTCACTGGCACAGGAGAAGGAAGACGCGGCCCTGTCGCTGTTCGATCCCTCCATGCCGGGGCGTACGCCCGAAGTAGGGTCCCTGCATCCCATCACGCTGGTCATGGAGGAAATTTGCTCCGTGTTCGGCAGCCTGGGATTCGAGGTGGTCACCGGTCCCGAAGTCGAAACCGACTTCTACAACTTCGAGGCTCTGAACCTGCCGCCCGAGCACCCCGCCCGCGATATGCAGGATACCCTGTACATCACGGATCAGGTGCTGCTGCGCACGCATACCTCGCCGCTGCAGGTCAGAACCATGCTCGGTCGCAAGCCGCCTGTCGCGGTCATTGCTCCGGGCAAGGTCTACCGCCGCGATTCCGACCTTACGCACACGCCCATGTTCCATCAGATCGAAGGACTTCTGGTGGATCACAACGTGAGCATGGCCGATCTTCGCGGCACGCTGACGTCGTTCGTGCGCCAGGTGTTCGGAACCGATACCCGGGTCCGCTTCCGCCCGAGCTTCTTCCCCTTCACCGAGCCCAGCGCAGAGGTTGATATCAGCTGCGTGATGTGCGGTGGAAAGGGCGAGGTGAACGGCGAGCCCTGCCGTGTCTGCAAGCAGACCGGCTGGGTTGAGATCCTCGGGTGCGGCATGGTCGATCCGCAGGTCTTCAAGGCCGTGGGATACGACCCCGAAGTCTACACCGGTTTCGCTTTCGGACTCGGCATCGAGCGAGTCGCCATGCTCAAGTACGGCATTGGCGACCTGCGCATGTTCTTCGAGAACGATACGCGCTTCCTGCGTCAGTTCTGCTAG